The genomic interval ATGCGGCCCTTTTATATTTAAAATACAAAAAAACATAGTGGTAGAGTCGACCTTTCATACCACTTTGTCCATTGCCACTTGCGCTTTCACAGCATACAAAGATAAGGACAGGGTAATAGATGGCAAGCCAAAGTGGACAGCAGAAAGGAGACAGACGATGGCACAGCTGACGAAACAACAATTTATTGAACAATTAGCTCCGACGGTTATAAGAATAAAGCGAGAAGGATCAACGATGTTTCCATCCGTACGTTTAGCGCAAAATGTACTTGAAACCGGCGGTGTTATTCACCCGTGGTACAACTTAGGCGGTATCAAGGTGGGCAGCGGACAGACGAATGCATATTGGCACGGAGAAGCGGTCGTTAAAGGAACATGGGAGGTCGTCGATGGCCGAAGCGAGAATACGCGCGCTGCTTTCCGAGCCTATGAGAGCGTCTATCATTTTTATAAGGATTTGGATTTGCTGCTGGCTACTTCGCGCTATGAGCGTGTTCGCAAGGCAGTGACGCCAGAACAGCAAGCTGACATGCTGTACGCATGCGGCTATGCGACAGATCCGGC from Paenibacillus sp. FSL K6-3182 carries:
- a CDS encoding glucosaminidase domain-containing protein, with the protein product MAQLTKQQFIEQLAPTVIRIKREGSTMFPSVRLAQNVLETGGVIHPWYNLGGIKVGSGQTNAYWHGEAVVKGTWEVVDGRSENTRAAFRAYESVYHFYKDLDLLLATSRYERVRKAVTPEQQADMLYACGYATDPAYPAKLKAIILQYGLKKYDALGSTPLPKPEKLKDAELVVVLYKGEVISEGYLLKGTTWVPARLLGEALGAKIDWTGKKVTVNGKELDSILSEATGYVQIRDLSAELGLTASWEPAARVILLSQVKAGS